TCGCGTTCCGCGGCGCCGAGGGCGGTGGAGGGCCCGACCGTGGTCAAGCGGAACGGGTACTACTACCTCTTCGCCTCGTATGACACCTGTTGCAGCGGTACCGCCTCCACCTACAAGATCAAGGTCGGCCGGGCCACCAAGCCCACCGGGCCCTACTACGACCGCAACGGCGTCGCGATGAACAACGACGGCGGCACCGTGGTCATGGCGTCACACGGATCCGTGATCGGCCCCGGCGGCCAGGACATCATGCCCGACGCCGACGGGGACGTGCTCGTCTACCACTACTACGACGGCAGGGACAACGGGGCGCCGAAGCTCGGCCTCAACCTGCTGAGCTGGAGCGGCGGCTGGCCCACCGCCTATTGACCGGGCTCGACGGCGAGGGGCGACCGGGGCGCGCCGACCCGCGCGCCCGGGCCGACGACCCCACGCCGCCGATTCGCGTGGGACCGTCTGCGTCGGGAGGTGGCGCGGGACGGGCGCGCCGGTCCGTGCGCCCCGGTCGCCCGGTGTCCCGCTGTGCCGCGCCCGGCGGCACGGGCCCCGCCGGTTCCCGGTGCGCCCGCGGCGTCCCGCCGGTACGCGGCACGCCGCGTACCGGCGGGACGTCCGGCGCGGTGCTCAGGCCGCGGCCTTCTCGCGCGTGGCGGCGCCGCGGGCGCGGAAGGTGGCGCCGGCCTCTCCCAGGAGGCGGTGCACGGCTCCGTAGGAGCGGCCGGTCTCCTCGGCCAACGCGCGGATGGAGGCACCCGCGTCGTACTTCTCCTTCAGGTCGGCGGCGACTTCGTCACGGTCGGGGCCGGGCGGCAGCCGACGGGCAGGGCTCTTCCTCGTCATGGTGTGTCTCCCCTTTCCGAAAAGGACCATCGGGCAACGCTGCAGGGCGGCCTACCCCGGCTCGTGGTGTGCACACCGGTAAGCGGACGGCTGCACTCCGGTGTGCCGGACCCCGATGGGTCCACCTGTGTGCCGCAGTTCACATACTGAGCAGTTGGTAATGTCTCTTGCCTGGTGAGAGCGTGGCGGCGTGGGCTCCGCGGAGCACCGCGGAGCATGCCGGGAAGTGAGGAGCGACTGTGCGGGCGATACACGTCACCGAATTCGGCGGACCGGAAGTGCTGCGACTGGTGGAGGTCCCCGACCCCCGCCCGGAGCCCGGCCGCCTGCTGATCGACGTCTCGGCGGCCGGCGTCAACTACGCGGACACGCACGCGGTCGAGGACTCGTACCTGTCCCGCTCCACCCTCCCCATGATCCCGGGCGGAGAGGTGGTCGGCCGTACCGAGGACGGCAGGAGGGTCGTCGCCCTCGCGGACGGCAACGGCGGTTACGCCGAGAAGGCGGTGGTCCGCGAGGACCTGGCCATCGACGTTCCCGAGTCGGTGAGCGACGCACAGGCCCTGGCCCTGATCGTGCAGGGCCTCACCGCCTGGCACCTGCTCCGTACGAGCGGACGCGTCGCCCCGGGCGAGTCGGTCGTCGTGCACGCCGCCGCCGGGGGCACCGGCTCCCTCGCCGTCCAGCTCGCGAAGGCGTTCGGCGCCGGACGTGTCATCGCCACCGCCTCCACGCAGGACAAGCGCGACCTCGCCCTCGCCCTGGGCGCGGACGTCGCGGTCGCCGCGGACGGGGACGGCCTGAAGGACCGGCTGGTGGAGGCCAACGGAGGCAGGAAGGTCGACGTGGTCCTGGAGATGACCGGCGGCCGGGTCTTCGAGGAGTCCCTCGCCGCCCTCGCGCCGTTCGGCCGGCTCGTCACCTACGGCCTGGCCGGCCGGCAGGCCCCGGAGCCGGTCCACGCCGCTCAGCTGATGGGCCGCTCCCGTGCGGTCGTCGGCTTCTGGCTGATGCACGCGATC
This portion of the Streptomyces changanensis genome encodes:
- a CDS encoding helix-turn-helix domain-containing protein; translated protein: MTRKSPARRLPPGPDRDEVAADLKEKYDAGASIRALAEETGRSYGAVHRLLGEAGATFRARGAATREKAAA
- a CDS encoding quinone oxidoreductase family protein, encoding MRAIHVTEFGGPEVLRLVEVPDPRPEPGRLLIDVSAAGVNYADTHAVEDSYLSRSTLPMIPGGEVVGRTEDGRRVVALADGNGGYAEKAVVREDLAIDVPESVSDAQALALIVQGLTAWHLLRTSGRVAPGESVVVHAAAGGTGSLAVQLAKAFGAGRVIATASTQDKRDLALALGADVAVAADGDGLKDRLVEANGGRKVDVVLEMTGGRVFEESLAALAPFGRLVTYGLAGRQAPEPVHAAQLMGRSRAVVGFWLMHAIGRPGMFREPLSELLEMVADGRLTPQVGGVYPLAEAARAHEDLRARRTVGKLVLDTSR